A stretch of the Papaver somniferum cultivar HN1 chromosome 6, ASM357369v1, whole genome shotgun sequence genome encodes the following:
- the LOC113289795 gene encoding uncharacterized protein C57A10.07-like — MMNIFSHGSPKSFHAYPSSDFDLESGSYRKTRKPKTLLSNSRKMLKSLGNRLHYYYKLHPILFFFISLSFGITVLIVLSVYESQYRGILTSQRKFDLGSSSSSPFSKYQNLVMVAGHSVYISNNCGKLDSEDSWYLESYQKHPGQAASFLSHIKEAVEIAARDEGSLLLFSGGETRKDAGPRSEAQSYWAVAESQGWFGNKEDVRSRALTEEHARDSFENLLFSVCRFRELTGIYPHNITVVGYDFKEERFAQLHRSAIGFPEERFFYKGTPVSSTSKESAIKGEALVRTLFQADPYGCLGPLRRKKLGRDPFHRSIPYPNGCPELEGLFRYCGASTYPGTLPWP; from the exons ATGATGAACATCTTCTCGCATGGGAGTCCTAAATCCTTTCATGCTTACCCTAGTAGTGATTTCGATTTAGAATCAGGAAGTTACAGAAAAACACGAAAGCCTAAAACTTTACTATCTAACTCCAGAAAAATGTTGAAATCCTTAGGAAATCGCTTACATTACTATTACAAATTACATcccattcttttctttttcatttcgtTATCATTTGGAATCACTGTTTTGATAGTTCTCTCTGTATACGAAAGCCAATACCGGGGAATATTAACTAGTCAGAGGAAATTTGATTTAGGTTCTTCGAGTTCTAGTCCGTTCTCGAAATATCAAAATTTAGTAATGGTTGCTGGGCATTCAgtttatataagtaataattGTGGGAAATTGGATTCAGAGGATTCGTGGTATTTAGAATCTTATCAGAAGCATCCTGGACAGGCTGCTTCATTTTTGAGTCATATAAAAGAAGCGGTTGAGATTGCGGCAAGAGATGAAGGTTCATTGCTTTTGTTTAGTGGTGGTGAGACTAGGAAAGACGCTGGTCCTAGAAGTGAAGCTCAGAGTTATTGGGCAGTTGCTGAATCACAAGGATGGTTTG GAAACAAAGAGGATGTGAGATCGAGGGCACTCACAGAAGAACATGCTAGGGACAGCTTTGAAAACCTTCTATTTAGTGTGTGTCGTTTCCGGGAACTTACTGGCATTTATCCACATAACATCACT GTGGTAGGTTATGATTTTAAGGAGGAAAGGTTTGCCCAGCTCCATCGTTCTGCGATAGGCTTTCCTGAGGAGCGATTCTTTTACAAGGGTACCCCAGTCTCATCTACTTCCAAGGAATCAGCGATCAAAGGTGAAGCTTTAGTCAGGACACTATTTCAAGCTGACCCATATGGATGTTTAGGTCCTCTTCGACGTAAGAAACTTGGTCGAGATCCATTCCACCGCTCTATTCCATACCCTAATGGGTGTCCTGAACTAGAAGGGCTATTCAGATACTGTGGTGCATCTACTTATCCCGGCACCCTTCCTTGGCCTTGA